In Papaver somniferum cultivar HN1 chromosome 1, ASM357369v1, whole genome shotgun sequence, a genomic segment contains:
- the LOC113310440 gene encoding uncharacterized protein LOC113310440, with translation MPAKQLPYQLVGVLASTGNFVLFHYHYMLLSLTRSDYRLLRRGLCLHYQIPVPVLYGVLIILEEVKMGFLKLEFFAGMMGTQPIPTVLYIPTVLMCVVLLKWKFKLSTSELCSMRYVSWNCKSKLFSTILWSRKRSDGTIWLVVKLPGAPGYISGCRVFLDSGKIHEIISGNSHYWNFWGADDSLLQLPLSLANATRVLNSELLKVNAGVLRQDAKGRLYLLEIWLLHFLWPSSEVYEGHSVHERIILVYSDPTWNCLHLFHCAQHPSSCLFSFDFIHYYRSTRPPVRIVGILVVIITTHFTIELKFIDYSRWKYRWVPTSLWSVRIVGWVGNIFISVVYLGLNWNDKRNFLCEVVAYNQVAAILHMMMWLDYLKWKFKFFSTVLWSVEGASEIYDVQGIKQLVEHERMSTKLQQNFKWQVHVVPFQSCTLTKAKGGDLKVIHADLMKNSKKIIGYATTVVTNMVVQFSLGNIDYKQRQFTLVKEKEMVVLPGSEEKLPI, from the exons ATGCCAGCAAAGCAGTTGCCTTACCAACTAGTTGGGGTCTTGGCTTCAACTGGTAATTTTGTATTGTTCCATTACCATTATATGCTCCTCTCGTTAACTAGAAGTGATTACAGACTTTTAAGGAGAGGGTTATGTTTGCATTATCAAATACCTGTACCCGTTCTCTATGGAGTTCTTATTATTCTAGAGGAAGTTAAAATG GGTTTTCTCAAGTTGGAGTTCTTCGCAGGGATGATGGGAACTCAGCCCATACCCACTGTGCTTTACATTCCAACTGTATTAATGTGTGTAGTACTATTAAAATGGAAATTTAAGTTGTCTACATCTGAGTTGTGTAGTATGAGATATGTTAGCTGGAATTGTAAGAGCAAACTGTTCTCAACAATCCTATGGAGTAGGAAAAGGAGTGATGGTACTATATGGCTTGTCGTCAAGCTACCGGGAGCACCTGGCTATATAAGTGGTTGTCGTGTGTTTCTTGATAGtgggaaaatacatgaaattatatCAGGGAATTCTCACTATTGGAATTTTTGGGGTGCAGATGATAGTTTGTTGCAACTTCCACTTAGTTTAGCTAATGCTACAAGGGTCCTTAATTCTGAATTGTTGAAAGTTAACGCAGGGGTACTTAGACAAGACGCGAAGGGTCGTTTGTATCTTTTGGAAATTTGGTTGTTGCACTTTTTGTGGCCTTCATCTGAGGTTTATGAGGGTCATTCGGTTCACGAGAGAATTATATTGGTATATTCTGATCCCACTTGGAACTGTTTGCACTTgtttcattgtgctcaacatccTAGTTCTTGTTTGTTCAGTTTTGATTTTATTCATTATTATAGATCGACAAGGCCCCCTGTAAGGATAGTGGGAATTCTTGTAGTGATTATTACAACCCACTTTACAATTGAATTGAAGTTTATCGATTATTCGAGGTGGAAATACAGATGGGTTCCAACTAGTTTGTGGAGTGTGAGAATCGTTGGCTGGGTTGGTAACATTTTTATTTCGGTGGTGTACCTCGGCCTTAACTGGAATGACAAGAGAAATTTTCTCTGCGAAGTTGTAGCCTATAATCAAGTTGCGGCAATTCTTCACATGATGATGTGGCTGGATTATCTGAAATGGAAGTTCAAATTCTTTTCAACTGTATTATGGAGTGTGGAAGGTGCCAGCGAGATTTATGACGTTCAGGGTATAAAGCAACTGGTGGAACATGAGAGGATGTCAACCAAGCTCCAACAAAACTTTAAGTGGCAAGTACATGTTGTACCATTTCAGAGTTGCACTTTAACAAAAGCCAAAGGAGGTGATCTTAAAGTAATACATGCAGACTTGATGAAAAATTCCAAGAAGATCATTGGTTATGCAACAACTGTTGTAACTAATATGGTAGTTCAGTTCAGTCTGGGAAATATCGACTACAAACAACGACAGTTTACCTTAGTTAAGGAAAAAGAGATGGTAGTGCTACCAGGGAGTGAAGAGAAGCTACCAATCTAG